Proteins from a single region of Sneathiella aquimaris:
- a CDS encoding 3-deoxy-manno-octulosonate cytidylyltransferase — MAEALKPVIVIPARMASTRLPGKPLADIAGKPMIVQVLERAKEANIGPVLVACAEQEIAEAVTGAGGQAILTKPDHPSGSDRVHEAVELFDPAGTHDVIINLQGDLPLLDPSAIRASLKSIEESAADLATLVAKISDPAELDDESAVKAVVSLLPGAKRGPALWFSRLKAPGGDGPHYHHIGIYAYRRAALARFVALPPSPLEVREKLEQLRALEAGMRIDAALVDTVPLGVDTPEDLARIREMFKARIAR, encoded by the coding sequence ATGGCCGAAGCATTAAAGCCTGTCATCGTTATTCCCGCGCGCATGGCGTCAACACGTTTGCCGGGAAAACCACTTGCGGACATTGCCGGGAAACCAATGATCGTGCAAGTGTTGGAGCGCGCAAAGGAAGCAAATATCGGTCCGGTTCTTGTTGCCTGCGCTGAACAGGAGATCGCAGAGGCGGTTACTGGCGCTGGGGGACAAGCTATTCTTACCAAGCCGGATCATCCTTCCGGGTCGGACCGGGTGCATGAGGCCGTAGAGCTTTTCGATCCGGCAGGAACCCATGATGTGATCATCAATTTGCAGGGCGATTTGCCATTGTTGGATCCGTCCGCCATCCGCGCGTCTTTAAAGAGTATCGAGGAAAGTGCCGCTGATCTGGCGACTTTGGTTGCCAAAATCAGTGATCCTGCCGAACTGGATGACGAAAGTGCCGTGAAAGCGGTTGTCAGCCTGCTTCCAGGCGCGAAACGAGGACCCGCCTTGTGGTTCAGTCGGTTAAAAGCACCGGGAGGAGACGGGCCGCACTATCATCACATTGGCATTTATGCCTATCGGCGGGCCGCCTTGGCGCGTTTTGTCGCTTTGCCACCATCCCCGTTGGAAGTGCGTGAAAAGCTGGAACAGTTGCGGGCGCTTGAGGCTGGAATGCGAATTGATGCGGCTCTCGTTGACACCGTGCCTTTGGGTGTTGATACTCCTGAAGATCTGGCGCGTATCCGAGAGATGTTCAAGGCTCGTATCGCGCGCTGA
- a CDS encoding microcin C ABC transporter permease YejB — MLAYILRRLLLMIPTLFGIMVLNFVVIQFAPGGPIEQIIAEIQGTAVGATSRIGGSGQGDVSSGQSSATVNSGGDSAYRGAQGLDPEFIKELEVQFGFDKPAHERFFLMIKNYLVFDFGNSYFRDESVFNLVLEKLPVSISLGLWTTLLVYLISIPLGIKKAVRDGSRFDLWTSSLVIIGNAIPSFLFAVALIVFFAGGSYLDWFPLRGLTSENFDELSLFGKIIDYFWHIALPVTAMVIGGFAALTQLTKNSFLDQISQQYVLTAKAKGLSEQRVLYGHVFRNAMLIVIAGFPSAFIGILFTGSLLIEVIFSLDGLGLLGFEAALNRDYPVIFATVYVFALLGLIMNLIGDITYTLIDPRIDFEARDV, encoded by the coding sequence GTGTTAGCCTATATACTAAGACGACTTCTCCTGATGATCCCGACACTGTTCGGCATTATGGTTTTGAATTTCGTAGTGATCCAGTTCGCACCCGGCGGACCCATTGAGCAGATTATCGCCGAAATACAGGGCACCGCTGTTGGGGCAACGTCCCGCATTGGGGGAAGCGGCCAGGGAGATGTCTCCTCCGGCCAATCAAGTGCCACCGTGAACAGCGGGGGTGACAGTGCCTATCGAGGCGCGCAAGGCCTTGACCCGGAATTCATTAAAGAACTGGAAGTCCAGTTCGGCTTCGATAAACCGGCGCATGAACGGTTCTTCCTGATGATCAAAAACTATCTGGTCTTTGATTTTGGCAATAGCTATTTCCGAGACGAAAGCGTTTTTAATCTGGTTTTGGAAAAATTGCCGGTGTCTATCTCGCTTGGTCTTTGGACGACCCTGCTGGTGTATCTGATCTCTATTCCGCTGGGCATTAAAAAAGCCGTTCGGGATGGCAGCCGCTTTGATCTTTGGACCAGTAGTCTGGTCATTATCGGAAACGCCATCCCCAGTTTCCTTTTCGCCGTTGCACTCATTGTCTTCTTTGCCGGTGGCTCCTATCTGGACTGGTTCCCTTTACGAGGCCTGACGTCTGAAAATTTTGATGAATTAAGCCTGTTTGGAAAAATCATCGATTATTTCTGGCATATTGCGTTGCCTGTAACAGCCATGGTGATTGGCGGCTTTGCAGCCCTCACACAGCTTACAAAGAATTCGTTTCTGGACCAGATCAGCCAACAATATGTTTTGACGGCAAAAGCCAAAGGCTTATCCGAACAACGGGTCCTTTACGGCCATGTATTTCGTAATGCCATGTTGATTGTGATTGCCGGATTTCCAAGTGCCTTTATTGGCATCCTGTTTACCGGTTCTCTTCTCATTGAAGTGATCTTCAGCCTTGATGGTCTTGGCCTCCTTGGGTTCGAGGCAGCGTTGAACAGGGATTACCCGGTTATTTTTGCAACCGTGTATGTGTTTGCTCTGCTTGGTCTGATCATGAACCTGATTGGCGACATCACCTACACCTTGATTGATCCTAGAATTGATTTTGAAGCGAGGGATGTCTGA
- the nudC gene encoding NAD(+) diphosphatase, giving the protein MTKPLVFTGNRFDRAAQHRADAKWMAEKQKQPSTRYLPLHNLKALINVPDGPSIDWRGYADVKEFIEAGATLIFLGIADFACHFAIDVSDIENPKQPPNSDWGKFIDVRSISAQLRPGEAGALAQARSMISWHDNHQFCAVCGNQTVLKESGYSRKCSNDACGASHFPRTDPVAIMMVTKGDKCLMGRGHNFPKGQYSCLAGFIEPGETIEQGVRREVFEETAIKTGDVTYHSSQPWPYPSSLMIGCFTEALNEEIVLDPVELEDARWFSREEVRELLRKAGTLESPRASPPLAIAHQLALAWLNEG; this is encoded by the coding sequence ATGACAAAACCACTCGTATTTACCGGCAATAGATTTGACCGGGCTGCCCAACATCGCGCTGATGCGAAATGGATGGCAGAAAAACAAAAACAACCATCCACACGGTACCTACCGCTTCACAACCTGAAAGCCCTGATTAATGTACCCGATGGCCCCTCCATCGATTGGCGTGGCTATGCGGATGTCAAAGAATTCATTGAGGCCGGTGCAACATTGATTTTTTTGGGCATCGCCGACTTTGCCTGTCACTTTGCGATTGATGTCTCCGACATTGAGAACCCTAAACAGCCACCCAATTCAGATTGGGGGAAGTTTATTGACGTTCGCTCTATCTCTGCCCAGTTGCGTCCGGGCGAAGCAGGAGCTTTAGCGCAGGCACGCTCCATGATTTCATGGCATGACAATCACCAATTTTGTGCCGTCTGCGGAAATCAGACGGTTTTAAAGGAATCAGGGTATTCCCGAAAATGCAGCAATGACGCTTGCGGCGCTTCTCACTTTCCCCGAACAGACCCTGTCGCCATCATGATGGTTACAAAAGGGGACAAATGCCTGATGGGTCGCGGCCATAATTTCCCGAAAGGACAATATTCCTGCCTTGCCGGATTTATTGAACCGGGCGAGACGATTGAGCAGGGTGTGAGACGGGAAGTCTTTGAAGAGACCGCGATAAAAACGGGAGACGTCACCTATCACTCGTCCCAACCCTGGCCTTATCCATCTTCCCTGATGATTGGCTGCTTCACAGAAGCCCTGAATGAAGAAATTGTCCTGGATCCTGTGGAACTGGAAGATGCCCGCTGGTTCAGCCGCGAGGAAGTCCGTGAATTACTCAGAAAAGCAGGAACGCTGGAATCACCGCGCGCATCCCCTCCTCTTGCCATAGCCCACCAACTTGCTTTGGCGTGGCTGAATGAAGGTTGA
- a CDS encoding inositol monophosphatase family protein, whose translation MTETCPPEFLELAHRLADAAGDVVSPLFREKIDIISKDDASPVTIADRNAEMVMRDMIEAAFPEHGIYGEEHGQVRLDSEYVWVLDPIDGTHSFISGVPTFATLIGLTRNGKPIMGVIDQPIAKERWVGANGKTELNGTQISARETITTCSEASLFSWGIELLFSERGDDYKKLLDTVARTRFGYDSYAYGLLAHGFIDIVADFDMKPFDYCALVPVVENAGGVISDWDGNPLTLNNPGYVLASANKSLHEHALSLLSGV comes from the coding sequence ATGACTGAGACATGCCCCCCAGAATTTCTGGAACTTGCTCACCGGCTTGCTGATGCAGCCGGTGATGTAGTGTCCCCTCTGTTCAGAGAAAAGATTGACATCATTTCGAAAGATGATGCCAGCCCGGTTACGATTGCGGATCGCAATGCCGAAATGGTCATGCGCGACATGATCGAAGCCGCTTTTCCAGAGCATGGCATCTACGGCGAGGAGCATGGTCAGGTCAGACTTGATTCTGAATATGTCTGGGTGCTGGACCCGATTGATGGCACCCATTCGTTCATTTCGGGCGTCCCAACCTTTGCAACCTTGATCGGACTTACCCGCAACGGCAAGCCGATCATGGGCGTCATCGATCAACCTATCGCGAAAGAAAGATGGGTTGGTGCCAACGGAAAAACTGAACTCAACGGCACTCAGATTAGCGCCCGCGAGACTATCACCACCTGCTCAGAAGCCTCTTTATTCTCCTGGGGAATTGAGTTGCTTTTCAGCGAACGGGGTGACGATTACAAAAAGCTACTGGACACTGTGGCCCGCACACGGTTTGGCTATGACAGCTACGCATACGGACTTTTGGCGCACGGCTTTATCGATATTGTTGCCGATTTTGACATGAAACCTTTCGACTATTGCGCATTGGTTCCTGTTGTTGAAAATGCGGGCGGTGTTATTTCAGATTGGGATGGCAATCCTCTCACCTTGAATAACCCAGGCTATGTTCTTGCCTCTGCCAATAAAAGCCTTCACGAGCACGCCTTGTCTCTCCTCTCAGGAGTTTGA
- a CDS encoding c-type cytochrome — MNSFELNKIAGAVLAGALAVVVVNAVADIAVSPSFPEETAYAIDTGEADATASTATAAVEEGPSLGVLLASADVSKGEKVFKKCGACHTVDEGGANKIGPNLYGVLNRAKGAVDGFSYSSALIEKGGDWSYESLDAFLKKPKEYIKGTKMSFNGLKKPTDRADLIGYLRTLGKDDVPLPAAN, encoded by the coding sequence ATGAATTCTTTTGAGCTAAATAAAATAGCCGGTGCAGTCCTTGCAGGTGCCCTCGCTGTTGTTGTTGTCAACGCAGTTGCCGACATTGCCGTTTCCCCTTCCTTTCCGGAAGAAACGGCCTACGCGATCGACACAGGCGAAGCTGACGCCACGGCATCAACAGCCACCGCAGCTGTAGAAGAAGGCCCGTCTCTTGGCGTCCTTCTGGCCTCTGCAGATGTATCCAAGGGTGAGAAAGTCTTCAAAAAATGTGGCGCCTGCCACACGGTTGATGAAGGCGGTGCCAACAAAATTGGTCCGAACCTCTATGGTGTCTTGAATCGCGCGAAAGGTGCAGTCGATGGCTTCTCCTATTCAAGTGCGTTGATAGAAAAGGGCGGAGACTGGAGTTACGAATCTCTGGATGCGTTCCTGAAGAAGCCTAAAGAGTACATCAAAGGGACTAAGATGTCCTTTAATGGTTTGAAAAAGCCAACTGATCGGGCTGATTTGATTGGCTATCTTCGGACGCTTGGTAAGGACGATGTCCCGCTTCCAGCTGCCAACTAA
- a CDS encoding extracellular solute-binding protein, whose amino-acid sequence MQKIKSNMLLLPLKKTALVICLLSAFGSVSVAKEKMTHGLSSFGDLKYASDFKHFDYVNPQAPKGGLIRLRNLNSFDSVNPFILKGTSEILNADIGGDANFNFASLMTPSNDEPDAVYGLVAKHAILDDADKWVEFHLRQGPIFHDGTPITASDVAFTFHTLVKDGHPRYRQLFRDVETVQVLSDDKIRFSFKKEAFTRGLPVLIGRMPILSQASFDERPFKKTTLEPLLGSGPYKMVAVDPGRSATYKRIENHWADTLPVHVGRYNFDEIKVDYYRDRTIATEAFFAGNYDFREEFTSRVWATEYDGKPAVEKNLIQRDILKSKALTGFQAFFFNTRLEKFKNPLVRKALTRMFDYEWTNKNLFYGSYARLTSVFENSSLKATGLPTQEELALLEPWRAQLPEQVFKEAYMPPITDGSGKIRTQIRAALKELKLAGWTIQDKKLKNEKGEQMSFEFLLYDTGFTRIINPFIRNLERIGVEAKVRILDVASWQNRLQAFDFDIITRRLSQSAYPGTGLRDWWGSKSADIQGGYNLAGVKNEAIDALVEEVIKAKDVKTLTIAARALDRALMWGHYTIPQWYKASHFIAYWDKFGRPDKTPPGYNRSVLDTWWIDTEKAAAIDAALNQ is encoded by the coding sequence ATGCAGAAAATTAAAAGTAATATGCTTCTTTTACCGCTCAAGAAAACCGCACTTGTCATTTGTCTACTATCCGCTTTCGGATCTGTTTCCGTCGCAAAAGAAAAGATGACGCACGGACTTTCAAGCTTTGGCGATTTGAAATATGCATCTGACTTCAAGCATTTTGATTATGTTAATCCACAAGCCCCGAAAGGTGGCCTTATCAGGCTGCGTAATCTGAACAGTTTTGACAGTGTTAATCCTTTCATTTTGAAAGGAACCAGTGAAATATTGAACGCCGATATTGGCGGGGACGCCAATTTTAATTTTGCAAGTTTGATGACGCCTTCCAACGACGAACCCGATGCCGTCTACGGTCTGGTTGCAAAACACGCGATTTTGGATGATGCCGACAAATGGGTCGAATTTCATCTTCGTCAAGGACCCATTTTTCATGACGGAACACCGATCACCGCATCCGATGTTGCCTTCACCTTTCATACATTGGTAAAGGACGGTCACCCTCGGTATCGCCAACTGTTTCGCGACGTTGAAACAGTGCAGGTTTTGTCGGACGATAAAATACGGTTTTCATTTAAAAAAGAGGCTTTTACCCGGGGACTACCTGTTCTAATTGGCCGCATGCCGATCTTATCGCAAGCCTCATTTGATGAACGCCCATTTAAAAAAACAACACTTGAGCCGCTATTGGGCTCGGGTCCCTACAAAATGGTAGCCGTCGATCCAGGACGATCCGCCACCTACAAACGTATTGAAAACCATTGGGCCGACACGCTGCCTGTTCATGTGGGGCGCTATAATTTTGACGAAATCAAAGTCGATTATTATCGAGACAGAACAATTGCCACCGAGGCTTTCTTTGCTGGCAATTATGACTTCAGGGAAGAATTCACCTCTCGGGTATGGGCGACCGAATATGACGGCAAACCTGCCGTTGAAAAAAACTTGATACAGCGCGATATATTAAAAAGTAAGGCGCTGACCGGATTCCAGGCGTTCTTTTTTAATACCCGACTGGAAAAATTCAAGAACCCACTGGTTCGCAAAGCCCTAACCCGTATGTTCGACTACGAATGGACGAACAAGAACCTGTTTTATGGCAGCTATGCCCGCCTGACCTCGGTCTTTGAAAATTCGTCTCTGAAAGCCACGGGCCTTCCAACCCAAGAAGAACTGGCGCTGCTGGAGCCTTGGCGCGCTCAGTTACCCGAACAGGTCTTCAAAGAGGCCTATATGCCGCCCATCACGGACGGTAGCGGGAAAATAAGGACGCAAATTCGCGCCGCACTCAAAGAACTCAAGCTGGCTGGATGGACCATTCAGGACAAAAAACTTAAAAACGAAAAAGGCGAACAGATGTCCTTCGAGTTTCTTCTGTATGACACGGGTTTTACACGGATCATCAATCCCTTCATCCGCAATCTGGAAAGAATTGGCGTCGAAGCAAAGGTTCGTATACTGGATGTTGCAAGCTGGCAGAACCGCTTGCAGGCTTTTGACTTTGATATCATTACACGGCGGCTCTCTCAATCGGCCTATCCGGGAACCGGTTTGCGGGACTGGTGGGGCTCGAAATCAGCAGATATCCAAGGGGGCTATAACCTCGCAGGTGTGAAAAATGAAGCCATTGATGCCTTGGTCGAAGAGGTTATCAAGGCAAAAGACGTTAAAACCCTGACCATTGCCGCCCGCGCCCTTGATCGCGCGCTGATGTGGGGTCATTATACAATCCCGCAATGGTACAAAGCGAGCCACTTCATTGCTTATTGGGACAAATTTGGACGTCCTGATAAAACACCCCCGGGATATAATCGGTCTGTTTTGGATACCTGGTGGATAGACACAGAAAAGGCAGCCGCCATTGACGCTGCCCTCAATCAGTAG
- a CDS encoding ABC transporter permease has protein sequence MFTLSPINQRRLENFKSNRRGYWSMILFLGLFVLSLFAEVIANDKPLLISYKGDFFTPFIVEYPETAFGGDFETEADYRDPFVSELIEEEGGWIIWPPLRYSYTTINYDLSSPAPSPPDGENWLGTDDQGRDVLARVIYGYRISVAFGLILTILSSIIGVAAGAVQGYFGGMTDLIFQRFLEIWGGMPSLYILIILAALIEPTFLILLFLLLLFSWPSLVGVVRAEFLRSRNFDYVRAARALGVRDSVIMFKHLLPNSMVSALTFLPFILTGSIVSLTSLDFLGLGLPPGSPSLGELLAQGKANLQAPWLGITAFLTLSIMLTLAFFMQEGIRDAFDPRKTFE, from the coding sequence ATGTTCACTCTCTCTCCAATAAACCAGCGACGCCTGGAAAATTTCAAATCAAACCGCCGGGGATACTGGTCGATGATCCTGTTCCTCGGGTTATTTGTTCTGTCCCTGTTTGCCGAAGTCATCGCCAACGACAAGCCACTCCTGATTTCTTACAAAGGCGATTTTTTTACGCCCTTTATCGTCGAATATCCGGAGACAGCTTTCGGTGGTGATTTCGAAACCGAAGCCGACTATCGGGATCCGTTCGTCAGTGAACTGATCGAGGAAGAAGGCGGCTGGATTATATGGCCGCCCCTTCGATACAGCTACACAACAATCAATTATGATTTGAGCTCTCCCGCTCCCAGCCCGCCGGATGGCGAGAACTGGCTGGGCACTGACGATCAAGGACGCGATGTTCTGGCCCGTGTCATTTATGGATATCGGATTTCGGTTGCGTTTGGGCTGATCTTAACAATTTTGAGCTCGATTATTGGTGTCGCTGCCGGAGCCGTTCAAGGATATTTCGGCGGCATGACGGACCTTATCTTCCAGCGTTTTCTGGAAATCTGGGGCGGCATGCCAAGCCTGTATATCCTGATCATTCTGGCCGCGCTGATTGAACCGACATTTCTTATACTTCTGTTTTTGTTACTGCTTTTCAGTTGGCCCAGTCTGGTCGGGGTTGTCCGGGCAGAATTTCTAAGGTCCAGAAATTTTGACTATGTGCGTGCAGCCCGGGCCTTGGGCGTACGGGACAGTGTGATCATGTTCAAGCATTTGCTGCCAAACTCCATGGTTTCCGCTCTTACGTTTCTTCCCTTTATTCTGACCGGATCAATTGTAAGCCTGACATCCCTTGATTTTTTAGGGTTGGGGCTCCCACCCGGGTCTCCGTCTTTAGGGGAATTACTGGCGCAAGGGAAAGCCAATCTTCAGGCTCCCTGGCTAGGGATTACTGCGTTTTTAACTTTGTCGATCATGCTGACCCTCGCCTTTTTTATGCAAGAGGGAATACGGGATGCGTTTGATCCCAGAAAGACATTTGAATAA
- a CDS encoding extracellular solute-binding protein, with protein sequence MGILKTSAFVLISFFCATPFIAAETVKTTKSHGLSLAGPLKYGPDFKHLEYANPDAPKGGTLRLSAIGGFDNLNPFISRGQSANGIALTFQTLMTQPNDDPSTEYALVAESVEVAEDLSFAIFNLNPKARFHDGSPITSEDLIFSFNMAKEKGRPVFRYYYANVDKAEALSPTRIKFHFTGPPNRELPQIVGQLMPILSKKHFETREFDETTLTPILGAGPYRVKEFEANRYIVYERVKDYWGADLPINKGRYNFDEIRFDFYRDTTVLLEAFKAGEYDYRAENSAKNWATGYDFPALKNGLVIKEEIPSKSPAGQQGYAFNLRKEKFKDPVLREAMTYAFDFEWLNKNIFYDQYIRTNSFFYNSVMAAKGKPSAEELKILEPYRDQLPARVFGPAYTPPVTDGSGRDRKPLRTAKRLLKEGGWTIKGGKLINPKTGKPLEVEFLMYDQNSLRIVGPFIKNLQKLGITSTTRIVDTAQYTERLRNYDFDIVTTVFGQSVSPGNEQREYWGSAAAKTPGGRNLIGIQNPVVDALIENLIAAPDYESLIPATRALDRVLTWNFYLIPQFTAAYDRLAYWNKFGKTNIYPSEGNDIMAWWIDPEKEKALREGLKKIKNAEN encoded by the coding sequence ATGGGAATTCTTAAAACTTCTGCTTTCGTCTTGATTTCCTTTTTCTGCGCGACGCCTTTTATTGCTGCAGAAACAGTTAAAACAACAAAATCGCATGGACTTTCATTAGCTGGTCCCCTTAAATATGGACCCGACTTCAAGCATTTGGAATATGCCAATCCTGATGCCCCGAAAGGCGGCACGCTCCGTCTTTCCGCCATCGGTGGATTTGATAATCTCAACCCTTTTATTAGCCGCGGTCAATCTGCCAACGGCATTGCGTTGACATTTCAAACGCTGATGACCCAGCCGAACGATGATCCGAGCACGGAATATGCGCTGGTTGCTGAGAGTGTAGAGGTTGCAGAAGATTTAAGCTTTGCGATTTTCAACCTGAACCCTAAAGCGCGCTTTCATGATGGCAGCCCGATTACATCTGAAGATCTGATCTTCAGTTTTAATATGGCCAAAGAAAAAGGGCGGCCGGTTTTTCGGTATTATTATGCCAATGTTGACAAAGCAGAAGCGCTGTCCCCCACTCGGATCAAATTTCATTTTACAGGCCCGCCAAATCGCGAACTTCCACAGATTGTTGGGCAGCTCATGCCAATTCTGTCAAAAAAACATTTTGAAACCCGCGAATTTGATGAAACCACGCTAACACCTATTTTGGGGGCCGGCCCCTACAGAGTTAAGGAATTCGAAGCCAACCGTTATATCGTCTATGAGCGGGTAAAGGACTATTGGGGCGCAGACCTTCCAATCAATAAGGGGCGCTACAATTTTGATGAAATACGCTTTGATTTTTACAGGGACACCACCGTGCTGCTTGAAGCCTTCAAAGCTGGGGAATATGACTACCGCGCTGAAAATAGTGCAAAAAACTGGGCAACCGGATACGATTTCCCTGCCTTGAAAAACGGGCTTGTGATCAAAGAAGAAATCCCGTCAAAAAGCCCCGCAGGCCAGCAGGGATACGCGTTTAACCTGAGAAAAGAAAAATTCAAGGACCCGGTTTTACGAGAAGCCATGACTTACGCCTTTGATTTCGAATGGCTCAACAAGAATATTTTCTATGATCAATATATCAGAACAAACAGCTTCTTTTATAATTCGGTGATGGCGGCAAAAGGCAAGCCGTCAGCAGAAGAATTGAAAATTCTTGAACCCTATCGTGATCAGTTACCTGCCCGCGTTTTTGGCCCTGCCTACACGCCCCCTGTGACGGATGGAAGTGGCCGGGACAGAAAGCCGCTCCGTACGGCCAAACGCCTGCTTAAAGAAGGCGGGTGGACCATAAAAGGCGGAAAATTGATCAATCCGAAAACCGGTAAACCGCTGGAAGTTGAATTTTTGATGTATGATCAGAATAGTCTCAGAATTGTTGGGCCCTTTATCAAAAATCTCCAGAAACTCGGAATCACGTCCACCACCCGGATTGTTGATACCGCCCAATATACCGAACGGTTACGTAATTACGATTTTGACATTGTCACAACCGTTTTTGGACAGTCCGTCAGCCCCGGCAACGAACAGCGTGAATATTGGGGAAGCGCGGCTGCGAAAACACCTGGAGGCCGGAATTTGATCGGCATACAAAATCCCGTTGTGGATGCCTTGATCGAAAATTTGATTGCAGCACCAGATTATGAAAGCCTCATCCCGGCGACCCGCGCGCTTGACCGTGTTTTGACCTGGAATTTCTATTTGATCCCACAATTCACCGCAGCCTATGATCGCCTTGCCTATTGGAACAAGTTTGGTAAAACCAATATCTACCCAAGTGAAGGCAATGATATTATGGCCTGGTGGATTGACCCGGAAAAAGAAAAAGCACTTCGGGAGGGGCTTAAGAAAATCAAGAATGCAGAAAATTAA
- a CDS encoding prephenate dehydratase codes for MTTPEPENAIAFQGVPGAYSHLSCRNVFPDMEAIATETFADAIAMVREERAKYAMIPIENSLGGRVADIHYLLPESGLFTIGEHFQSVQHQLLGVPGAKLTDIKQVHSHEQALAQVRNFTRELGIEPVIHYDTAGSAKMIAELGDKSQASVASSLAGEIYGLDVIRERIEDRLGNTTRFLIMSRKRLDPDPRSGPCMTSLVFQVRSQPAALYKALGGFATNGVNVTKLESYITDASFEAAQFYIEVEGHPDEAHVSRALEELQFFSAKLKVLGVYPAHSYRREYSSKA; via the coding sequence ATGACGACGCCTGAACCAGAAAATGCCATTGCCTTCCAGGGTGTGCCAGGAGCCTACAGCCATTTGTCCTGCCGGAATGTTTTTCCGGATATGGAGGCGATCGCCACAGAAACTTTTGCGGACGCCATTGCAATGGTGCGTGAAGAGCGAGCCAAATATGCGATGATCCCCATTGAGAATTCACTGGGTGGGCGTGTGGCCGATATTCACTATCTGCTTCCCGAGTCTGGTCTTTTCACAATAGGCGAGCATTTTCAATCGGTTCAGCATCAGTTGTTGGGGGTTCCCGGCGCGAAGCTGACAGATATCAAGCAAGTGCATAGTCACGAACAGGCGCTGGCGCAGGTTCGCAATTTCACCCGGGAACTCGGGATCGAACCGGTTATTCATTATGATACGGCGGGCTCTGCAAAAATGATTGCGGAGCTTGGGGACAAAAGTCAGGCGTCTGTGGCGTCAAGCCTTGCCGGGGAAATCTACGGTCTGGATGTAATCCGTGAACGCATTGAAGACCGGCTGGGCAATACGACCCGTTTTTTAATTATGTCCCGTAAACGTCTGGATCCGGATCCGCGTTCCGGGCCTTGTATGACGAGCCTTGTTTTTCAAGTGCGTAGTCAACCTGCCGCCCTTTATAAGGCGCTTGGTGGGTTTGCAACCAATGGCGTGAATGTCACGAAGCTGGAAAGCTATATCACGGATGCTAGCTTTGAAGCGGCCCAGTTTTATATCGAGGTTGAAGGGCACCCGGATGAGGCCCATGTCTCGCGGGCATTGGAAGAGCTGCAGTTTTTCAGCGCCAAGCTAAAAGTGCTTGGTGTTTATCCAGCTCATTCTTACAGGCGGGAATATAGTTCGAAAGCTTGA
- a CDS encoding queuosine precursor transporter codes for MNSAKMNGGQLIFLIMGVIAMTVVVTTSNIVVEIPINDWLTWGALTYPFAFLVTDLTNRALGAAKARLVVTVGFVAAVVMSLLLANERIALASGSAFLIAQLLDVFLFDRLRQAVWWKAPLVSSVVASFVDTLIFFSLAFAGTGLPWETWALGDYGVKLAMVAILIIPFRGLLKFTDPLTLASTGR; via the coding sequence ATGAATTCAGCAAAAATGAACGGGGGGCAACTCATCTTTCTGATCATGGGTGTTATTGCGATGACCGTTGTTGTCACAACATCGAATATTGTCGTCGAGATTCCGATCAATGATTGGCTGACATGGGGGGCTTTGACTTATCCTTTTGCGTTTTTGGTGACGGATCTTACGAACCGAGCCTTGGGCGCCGCCAAGGCGCGCCTTGTGGTAACGGTTGGATTTGTTGCCGCGGTTGTTATGTCGCTGCTTTTGGCTAATGAACGCATTGCGCTTGCTTCCGGAAGTGCGTTTTTAATCGCGCAGTTGCTGGATGTGTTTCTTTTCGATCGGTTGCGGCAGGCCGTGTGGTGGAAAGCGCCGCTGGTCTCCTCCGTTGTCGCTTCTTTTGTGGATACCCTGATTTTCTTTAGTCTGGCTTTTGCGGGTACTGGTCTTCCTTGGGAAACCTGGGCGTTAGGCGACTATGGGGTCAAGCTTGCTATGGTCGCAATTTTGATTATTCCGTTCCGTGGCCTTTTAAAATTCACAGACCCGTTGACATTGGCCAGTACTGGCCGCTAA